In Bacteroidota bacterium, one DNA window encodes the following:
- a CDS encoding DUF1801 domain-containing protein, whose amino-acid sequence MATKPNKTQATDASVATFLGKIADKQQRADAEAIVELMSLVTKLPPHMYGSSIIGFGSYHYVYESGREGDAPLVAFSPRKSNIVFYVYAAVESQAELLGKLGKHKSGKGCVYINKLADVDTKVLKDLVKGAVAHIKKQYPSK is encoded by the coding sequence GTGGCAACGAAACCAAATAAAACCCAAGCCACCGACGCCAGCGTCGCGACCTTCCTCGGCAAGATCGCCGACAAGCAACAGCGTGCCGATGCGGAGGCCATCGTCGAGCTAATGAGTTTGGTGACGAAACTGCCGCCGCATATGTACGGCTCGTCGATCATCGGCTTCGGCAGCTATCATTATGTCTATGAGAGCGGCCGCGAAGGCGATGCGCCGCTCGTTGCGTTCTCACCGCGTAAGTCGAACATCGTCTTCTATGTCTACGCCGCAGTAGAATCGCAGGCGGAGCTTCTTGGGAAGCTCGGCAAGCACAAGTCGGGCAAAGGCTGCGTGTACATCAACAAGCTTGCAGATGTCGACACGAAGGTGCTCAAGGATCTCGTCAAGGGAGCCGTCGCGCATATCAAGAAGCAGTATCCTTCGAAGTAG
- the msrB gene encoding peptide-methionine (R)-S-oxide reductase MsrB: MKNNTLFTEDELRARLTPMQFHVTQEAGTERAFTGEYWDNHERGMYHCVVCDTPLFASEAKFESGCGWPSFYQPTKDVVVSENVDRSFGMVRTEIVCATCGSHLGHVFDDGPPPTHLRYCINSASLTFKPSEA; the protein is encoded by the coding sequence ATGAAAAACAATACGCTTTTCACCGAGGACGAACTGCGTGCACGGCTGACGCCGATGCAATTCCATGTTACGCAGGAAGCAGGTACCGAACGCGCCTTTACAGGCGAGTATTGGGATAACCACGAGCGCGGGATGTATCATTGTGTCGTCTGCGACACGCCGCTCTTCGCTTCGGAAGCCAAATTCGAATCCGGCTGCGGCTGGCCGAGTTTCTATCAACCCACAAAGGACGTTGTCGTCAGCGAGAACGTCGATCGTTCGTTCGGGATGGTCCGTACCGAGATCGTCTGTGCGACCTGCGGCTCGCATCTCGGGCACGTCTTCGACGACGGCCCGCCGCCCACACACTTACGCTACTGCATCAATTCCGCATCACTCACTTTCAAGCCGAGCGAAGCGTGA
- the elbB gene encoding isoprenoid biosynthesis glyoxalase ElbB codes for MKTAAVILSGCGYLDGAEIRESVGVLWALSQHDIHVEIFAPDAPQPVVTNHYTRKATGETRNMMVEAARIARGNVRPLSELPDTHYDTLIMPGGFGVAKNLCTFAAEGAAGSIVFPELERELRLMIADGRPVCAVCIAPALVGLALKGEKVTLTLGADGGAADEMRKLGHTHVVTTPSEICVDAEHHLVTTPAYMYDDAPINEVFEGIKKAVDATLGMI; via the coding sequence ATGAAAACTGCTGCCGTAATTCTGTCCGGATGCGGATACCTTGATGGTGCCGAGATCCGTGAGTCGGTCGGCGTGCTGTGGGCGCTGAGCCAGCACGATATCCATGTCGAGATCTTCGCGCCCGACGCTCCGCAGCCTGTTGTAACGAATCACTATACACGTAAAGCAACGGGCGAAACACGCAATATGATGGTTGAGGCTGCGCGTATTGCCCGAGGCAACGTGCGGCCGCTCTCGGAGCTTCCCGACACGCATTACGATACGCTCATCATGCCCGGCGGATTCGGTGTCGCGAAAAATCTTTGCACGTTTGCGGCCGAAGGCGCGGCCGGATCGATCGTCTTTCCGGAGCTCGAGCGAGAACTACGATTGATGATTGCCGACGGCAGACCGGTCTGTGCCGTGTGTATCGCCCCTGCACTTGTGGGCCTCGCACTAAAAGGCGAGAAGGTAACGCTCACACTCGGTGCCGACGGTGGCGCGGCCGACGAGATGCGAAAACTTGGACACACGCACGTTGTCACAACGCCGTCGGAAATCTGTGTGGATGCGGAACACCATCTCGTCACGACACCCGCATATATGTACGACGATGCACCGATCAATGAGGTGTTCGAGGGGATCAAGAAAGCGGTGGATGCAACGCTTGGAATGATCTGA